GAGTTTCGTACCCCTGGTAACAGATTTGGATCTTTTCAGTATGCAGAGCACTATTGTTCGTTTCCAGCTTCGACCATATAAACTAAGTTTAAATGGTCGAagcaaggtggatatatatatacatatatatccaCGTTGGGTCGAAGGTTTCCAGTCAtagagtatatactatatagagaTGCCCTATCAGAAgaagtattatgaattatgtgaAGCAAAACATGTCGGATTTTGTTTCCAATAACTAAGAACGAACTGATAGATAGCGCTATTTTCAACTTTTCGTAAATCccaccaatttaatattttgaatattttataacactttaCACTTAGAAACTATTTTAAGAACAAACCTAAGATGTTGGTGTGTtgcaataatttaagtattgatAGTACTGATAATTTCTTCACCAAAAATTACTACCCtcccataacataatataatagtatttactatataatatattatactattactttCCCTCCAAAACTAAAATAAGTGATATCCCGTATCATAAAATGTGCAGTAATATAAGGTATCTGAAATATTCTACATTTACGTGATAAATTTGTTGCTTCGTGGAACGCATAGCGTTATTCATAATTTGTACTCGAAGAACATTAGGAAAGGACGatcttttaattaataatttatgtatggaTAATATGCACAACTGGGGAGGGCTTAGCCACCTCCTTCCAAATATATTGGATAAGTCGCGAAAAAATATAAGAACCAACTTCTTTTACTGTACATTAAActaattttgtacctataactctaaataattttttaagcatgGTCCTTAACGCTgaagtacatttaaaaaatccaatattaatttatttgtatggaTACATTTGGGATGTGCGTAATACTTTTTCTCTGTGAATctctgtaaataaatattacttacataGATATTGATGAACATTTATAGTAATAACAAGAAATTTGCAAATATACCAACTTAGCAGATGGGTGTAGGGAAAATCTCAATTCAAATGAGGAGAAAATATGAGCCCCCTCCCTCCCTGCCATAAAAGAGTTGGTCTTACTGTACAAGATAcgttatattaagttataaatcagtgacaataaaattgtcaatactttaatatatttatataacaatataccgaTTGTGTTCTATAAACCTAGCTagttgacaatattttttttttagttttcccaTCTTTTAtagttgttaataaaataatatgtcaaggCAAGAGTAGTTCAAACGCCATATACATAAAACTTACgttcaaatattaattgataattattttagcgGTTAAAATGTTACTGCAAGCAAGTTGGTTtgatattaaaagaaattaatttgtttttacattatatttaaatttatgttttcctTATACAGTCTAGACTATAAGTGGCAATTATCTTCAGATTAATACTAGGGTCTATACTCGGGCCGTCATAAGAGTGCTTCTGGGCGGCAACCAAAATTTGTCCGTTCTTGCGCATTCCCTTGTATTTACGGTGGCAACTTGGTGAGAAATACCACGGAGCTCAATCAGTTGGATGAGCGAAGGAGTAGTGCTCTTATAGTGGCCCGACTATAGAAATATTACCTTAACTCAATTAATGTCTTTGAATCAAATCATTGCCCAACAATATTCCTTAATATTGTCATTCAACCACTATTTCccaataaaacagtaaaatatatgcattatttttgaacaaatctATTATTTTGGCTTACACACAATctattcaattttgttaaatactatgattttaaataactagtGTTATAatctgtacaattttttttaggaaatagATTCAGTTCTGGGAGGAAAAAATGCTTGGGAAAATGTGGATTCAATTGATGTAGTTTGTAATTCGTGCATTCATGACCGAGCATACTTTTTACAAGTTCAAACTAGATCAGCAGATGAACCTATGACTGTTTTCTATAAATGCTGTAACTGTGGACATAGATGGCGAGAATAAAttgttgacaaaaaaatatattgtaatgcattttttgattattaagtattataaaaaatacctaattaatatcaataatatagtaaaataaataacacatgatttgtagttttaaaattagatttttattctataattattcttttatagttaaaacactaaataattgttgtttttttaataacaacaataagaaaaaaacaaaaaatgtttatttacaaaGAAACTGTACATGGGAGTATCTGTCTTAAGAactataattgatttatttattcaacttgAGTGcaaaatatggaaataaaaaataattaatcaaaccaatataaaaaaataccttaCGACAGCTCTACGATTATATATAACCAAACAACAATTAattggattttaaaattatcataaaaggTTAAAGGACTTCATACctgtatagacataatattatttgtcttaCAATCgcttatgtttacatttttatccagaataagtaaataactgacccacaaatattttatatttattatgaaaggAAATTgacacataaatacatttttctatctGCCGATATAAAATATCCCAATTTAATAGTGTTAACCacactttaaatttattaaaagattGAGAACACAGTTTgtaattttgtagttttaattttgatagtaaattaTATGTCAAAGTacttttacagaaaaaaaaataacataattgaGGATCATTAATGTACTATCTTCTAAGGAAATCAGTCTCATAATTTGCTATGAATATTGTGCATTGCAAGAATACTAACAACACAACAACATAGTAAAATTTAGCCCATGGtgcttattatatttcattttttcattattaagttgttaaaagtaaaattaattagacaAATTAGAATTAAAGACTAGAATGGTTTTTCCACCTCACAATTTCGCAATAATTTTACAGGCCCTATAAGTACACTTGTATGGTGGCACAGAAACCTTCTGTACACGCCGGGCACTCGTGCATATCTGCCGCGCATTTGACACACGCATAAACATGTCTACAGGGTATAAATGCCGCAGCCATTTCTTCTTTATGACATACTTTGCAAAGCATTGGGTCTAATGGTTCATTTGAACACTGTGATGAATTGCAAGGTAGATCTTTGATATCTTTGACGTTTTCTTCGTCCATTGATAAGTGTACTCTCATTACCGTACTGAACGGCTGTCTACACACAGCACACTGTTCGAGTGTCAATGCACATTGAATACAGGCAATCACATGACCGCAAGGTATGAAAGCCACTTTCATTTCTTCTTTATAGCAAATCTTGCACAACATCGAATCGGGAACTGTTGAAGGATCTCGGCTTTTACATTGTTGGTTTGAAATCTGATCAAGCTGATCAagtctataaaaacaaaacatgtaaaataaaaaaaattagattcattaacatatatttaatatttataatattgtgcttgaaaaaaagtaaaagaaaacattatgcggtatattcaaataataatttagttacaagCAATGAAAATGCATTTTATGAATATGATCGAAACAAATTTGAGTGCATTAAAATctttaactaattaactacaattatacacaaaatatgaaattcaaggTGTAATACCTAGGTGTATGACGTTGGCAGACAATGTGAatcctgataaaaaaaaataaaaaaaaaggaaatttatattgtaatataaatgttggaatataataatatattttaatgacttaaattaaatatttaactggattcaaatttttaattttcagatttattgaacgaaaatatatttaaaatgcatttaaattaaaaatgcttttctaattaaataattaggcTTATTATTCAAGAAACATACCTTTTTGTCGAATTTACTTTCATATTATTCTCAGTAATAGACATATCCTTATGTTCAGCAATCAGCTTGAATAACTCCTATAAGACAATTTTAAGGTAAATTTTGCATCCATAGTGATTgacaaaactattaaattaccgTTGGGTTGAATTTTGTGCTTTTCACGCCACGTGctttatcaacaaaatgtttgcctttatttaataacacaaaactACAATTATGGGCCCATTTTGCATGTTCCGTCCACGGTTCATCATTTTCTTCCCAGTCCTTCAGACCTTGACTACAGTAATAACAAAGCATTTGGTCATTTGTACCAtttcctgaaaaaaataaaaaactaatatgaGAAATGAACTagcatagtaaaatataatcatcttacctatataaaaaaatcccgCTTCACATagagtttgaatattttgttttaatggtatcaaacatttttcaaaagatTTCAATCGTGCTTCTAGGGTGGCAAAATCTCTGTGCTTAGGTGGATTGATCTGGTACAGAATACccacagaatctaaaaagtctTGAACTTTTTTTGACTCATGATTATGGATATCAGGAGCAGAACCATAAATACCACAAACATCATAACCagctaaaaatacaattaaaataattagttatttcaaGGCTTCAAGCAATATGCAATAGtactgattacattttttttatctatatatttatatctttataaaaaatgtgatgtccttaacttttactttattatacttaaaattaaaataccattttatgtaatatttcttttttaaatgtcttattattaaattttctttgtaATATTTGGTCCATCCTAACCAAGCCCTAGAGTCTAGATTCTTTTAGATCATAATCcataaataaaactatgtatTCCAAGGGATTGACTTATTAACTTTACTAGCACacaaatttattacttattacagtATCTTTGACATTGATATAATTTCATCTGACTAGTTTAATGTGAAACAAGAAACAACATTCAGAAAGAATTGATCTTATTTGTTTCATTAACCATAACTTAAGAAATATTTGTGAGCTAATGACCCACCATTAAACCTAAATCATAAAAAGTACTCCCAATTTTAAACGTAGTTAGCATTAAATAATTAGGGATTCCCCGTTTCTTGTGAATAAAGCAGTATAATTAGTAAAACTAATATAAGCATTGAGCAACATgaaaaattaggtattttacatttttattataaaataaaagtactaAGATTTGATCCTATATCCAAATAGGTATTTAGAATTCTAGCTAACAACAATAATTCAACTTTTTACAACTAACTAGAAATCAGCATTCAGTGAATGGAGTAGTTCTCTCTTTTATATGATTGTTGTTCAGTTGTAGTTATGTTATTaaacacacaaaatatttatcttaaaatcgACTTAAGTTTCATATCAGATtacaaaagtattaaatttatgtaggtatttgatATTTACCAGAAGAATCGTTAAAGAATGGACATTGTGGAGACTGCCGTTTATGTTCAATAACCGGATCAT
This is a stretch of genomic DNA from Acyrthosiphon pisum isolate AL4f chromosome A3, pea_aphid_22Mar2018_4r6ur, whole genome shotgun sequence. It encodes these proteins:
- the LOC103310098 gene encoding E3 ubiquitin-protein ligase XIAP isoform X1 translates to MTPNLLNIFALLHMRLCTNIYIQLLRNSLEKPNTTNTVTVYRAVYTTYSSIQLLRALRRWMTPSPNHKPVSPTTLANILKFEKNIIHMSNGCPIILNTSYPITESVSDNPVQHISRPMSYEETPSWDLTTYENRLRTFYGVWKLNFITPDQMAKAGLYYLGIQDRVRCLYCSTEFDYWQQGDDPVIEHKRQSPQCPFFNDSSAGYDVCGIYGSAPDIHNHESKKVQDFLDSVGILYQINPPKHRDFATLEARLKSFEKCLIPLKQNIQTLCEAGFFYIGNGTNDQMLCYYCSQGLKDWEENDEPWTEHAKWAHNCSFVLLNKGKHFVDKARGVKSTKFNPTELFKLIAEHKDMSITENNMKVNSTKRIHIVCQRHTPRLDQLDQISNQQCKSRDPSTVPDSMLCKICYKEEMKVAFIPCGHVIACIQCALTLEQCAVCRQPFSTVMRVHLSMDEENVKDIKDLPCNSSQCSNEPLDPMLCKVCHKEEMAAAFIPCRHVYACVKCAADMHECPACTEGFCATIQVYL
- the LOC103310098 gene encoding baculoviral IAP repeat-containing protein 7 isoform X4: MTPSPNHKPVSPTTLANILKFEKNIIHMSNGCPIILNTSYPITESVSDNPVQHISRPMSYEETPSWDLTTYENRLRTFYGVWKLNFITPDQMAKAGLYYLGIQDRVRCLYCSTEFDYWQQGDDPVIEHKRQSPQCPFFNDSSAGYDVCGIYGSAPDIHNHESKKVQDFLDSVGILYQINPPKHRDFATLEARLKSFEKCLIPLKQNIQTLCEAGFFYIGNGTNDQMLCYYCSQGLKDWEENDEPWTEHAKWAHNCSFVLLNKGKHFVDKARGVKSTKFNPTELFKLIAEHKDMSITENNMKVNSTKRIHIVCQRHTPRLDQLDQISNQQCKSRDPSTVPDSMLCKICYKEEMKVAFIPCGHVIACIQCALTLEQCAVCRQPFSTVMRVHLSMDEENVKDIKDLPCNSSQCSNEPLDPMLCKVCHKEEMAAAFIPCRHVYACVKCAADMHECPACTEGFCATIQVYL
- the LOC103310098 gene encoding E3 ubiquitin-protein ligase XIAP isoform X3, coding for MHFIILVTNKIDIGYLPPTYLTTYQKFKLKKNNNAMLQSRVLYMMTPSPNHKPVSPTTLANILKFEKNIIHMSNGCPIILNTSYPITESVSDNPVQHISRPMSYEETPSWDLTTYENRLRTFYGVWKLNFITPDQMAKAGLYYLGIQDRVRCLYCSTEFDYWQQGDDPVIEHKRQSPQCPFFNDSSAGYDVCGIYGSAPDIHNHESKKVQDFLDSVGILYQINPPKHRDFATLEARLKSFEKCLIPLKQNIQTLCEAGFFYIGNGTNDQMLCYYCSQGLKDWEENDEPWTEHAKWAHNCSFVLLNKGKHFVDKARGVKSTKFNPTELFKLIAEHKDMSITENNMKVNSTKRIHIVCQRHTPRLDQLDQISNQQCKSRDPSTVPDSMLCKICYKEEMKVAFIPCGHVIACIQCALTLEQCAVCRQPFSTVMRVHLSMDEENVKDIKDLPCNSSQCSNEPLDPMLCKVCHKEEMAAAFIPCRHVYACVKCAADMHECPACTEGFCATIQVYL
- the LOC103310098 gene encoding E3 ubiquitin-protein ligase XIAP isoform X2, with the translated sequence MTPNLLNIFALLHMRLCTNIYIQLLRNSLEKPNTTNTVTVYRAVYTTYSSIQLLRALRRWMTPSPNHKPVSPTTLANILKFEKNIIHMSNGCPIILNTSYPITESVSDNPVQHISRPMSYEETPSWDLTTYENRLRTFYGVWKLNFITPDQMAKAGLYYLGIQDRVRCLYCSTEFDYWQQGDDPVIEHKRQSPQCPFFNDSSAGYDVCGIYGSAPDIHNHESKKVQDFLDSVGILYQINPPKHRDFATLEARLKSFEKCLIPLKQNIQTLCEAGFFYIGNGTNDQMLCYYCSQGLKDWEENDEPWTEHAKWAHNCSFVLLNKGKHFVDKARGVKSTKFNPTELFKLIAEHKDMSITENNMKVNSTKRLDQLDQISNQQCKSRDPSTVPDSMLCKICYKEEMKVAFIPCGHVIACIQCALTLEQCAVCRQPFSTVMRVHLSMDEENVKDIKDLPCNSSQCSNEPLDPMLCKVCHKEEMAAAFIPCRHVYACVKCAADMHECPACTEGFCATIQVYL
- the LOC100168545 gene encoding DNA-directed RNA polymerase III subunit RPC10 isoform X2, whose translation is MSSKVVNESSMFYIDFCPNCSNILHLDEYLGEMRQKCQVCPYFSTIKNVMLASRSFYKLKEIDSVLGGKNAWENVDSIDVVCNSCIHDRAYFLQVQTRSADEPMTVFYKCCNCGHRWRE